In Salinarimonas sp., a genomic segment contains:
- a CDS encoding C4-dicarboxylate TRAP transporter substrate-binding protein, which yields MKIVTIAGATALALTAAGAASAQERITVNIGSSHPENNIWVYAMKNTFQPEVNRILGEAGAYEIVWVESYGGTLYKFTDTREAVMDGIVDVGMVGTVWEGANMPLQNVTYFTPFATEDHRMIIEIFDDLSENLPELKDAWAQNGMVHLSSLITDSYDIYATFPVTALADLQNRKLNAPGTSANWLQGTGATPVDGALTTYYTNIQTGVTEGTLSFASGILPTRVYEVAPELTRVGIGSMYFGGIAANKDFFDGLPEPVQEAFREAAKATSAAHGDYVADLAARALDEMQAAGLTIHELPEEEKAAWVNGLPNIIEPWLEQTGESGRVVLKAYFDALRERGAEPLRNWDEGL from the coding sequence ATGAAGATCGTCACCATCGCCGGCGCCACGGCCCTGGCCCTGACGGCCGCCGGCGCGGCCTCCGCGCAAGAGCGCATCACCGTGAACATCGGCTCGTCGCACCCGGAGAACAACATCTGGGTCTACGCGATGAAGAACACCTTCCAGCCGGAGGTGAACCGCATCCTCGGCGAGGCGGGCGCGTACGAGATCGTCTGGGTCGAGAGCTACGGCGGCACGCTCTACAAGTTCACCGACACCCGCGAGGCGGTGATGGACGGGATCGTGGACGTCGGCATGGTCGGCACGGTCTGGGAGGGCGCGAACATGCCGCTCCAGAACGTGACCTACTTCACGCCGTTCGCGACCGAGGATCACCGGATGATCATCGAGATCTTCGACGATCTCTCGGAGAACCTGCCCGAGCTGAAGGACGCCTGGGCGCAGAACGGCATGGTGCACCTGTCCTCGCTCATCACCGACAGCTACGACATCTACGCCACCTTCCCCGTCACCGCGCTGGCCGATCTGCAGAACCGCAAGCTGAACGCGCCGGGCACCTCGGCCAACTGGCTGCAGGGCACGGGGGCGACGCCCGTCGACGGGGCGCTGACCACCTACTACACCAACATCCAGACCGGCGTGACCGAGGGCACGCTGTCCTTCGCGTCCGGCATCCTGCCGACCCGGGTCTACGAGGTGGCGCCGGAGCTCACCCGCGTCGGCATCGGCTCGATGTATTTCGGCGGGATCGCGGCCAACAAGGACTTCTTCGACGGCCTCCCCGAGCCGGTGCAGGAGGCCTTCCGCGAGGCGGCGAAGGCGACCTCCGCGGCGCACGGCGACTACGTCGCCGATCTCGCGGCGCGCGCCCTCGACGAGATGCAGGCCGCGGGCCTGACCATCCACGAGCTGCCCGAGGAGGAGAAGGCGGCGTGGGTGAACGGCCTGCCCAACATCATCGAGCCTTGGCTCGAGCAGACGGGCGAGTCCGGCCGCGTGGTGCTGAAGGCCTATTTCGACGCCCTGCGCGAGCGCGGCGCCGAGCCGCTCCGCAACTGGGACGAGGGTCTCTGA
- a CDS encoding xanthine dehydrogenase family protein molybdopterin-binding subunit has protein sequence MTIQFGNPDRPNSYIGKTVPRPNAPRLAQGRGRFVDDVVLPRMAHVAFVRSPYAHARIGGIDAAAAKAAKGVLRVFTGADIAEVCTPWVAVLAHLKGLKSPPQHPLAIERATWVGEPVAAVVATSRAAAEEAAALVEVAYEALPVVTDMMSALDETTPVIHPDLGDNLAFRRLHEEGDVEGAFAGAHKVVSARFRTARHTGVTLEPRSILVDWNPAEGQMVAWHATQAPHMMQTVFAKHLDVPESRVRVICADVGGSYGIKVHVYPDEVATAAIAKIMGRPVKFVADRLESFTTDIHARDHVIDARLAVDETGKILAMDVDDWTAIGPYSVYPRTSAIEGNQVVNLCGGPYDFASYRARTTVVFQNKTPTCQYRAVGHPIAVAITEGLVDMAAAELGLDPIEIRRRNLYADDAYPVTSPAKMRFEGLSHHASLNKLLELMDYDALRADQAQARKRGVHRGIGIASFIELTNPSPFMYGIGGARISAQDGCTVRMDPDGSVVALSGVTEQGQGTEAMLAQIVAEGVGVSADKVRVVTGDTQVTPYGGGTWASRGAGIGGEAALQAARALRDAILEVAAAMLQSEPGRLDIRAGAVVDPETGEERLSLEELGRIVYFRGDTLPKGLPRELVQTRHFITSDYPFAFTNGVQASYLEVDVETGVVTLLKHWCVEDCGRIINPQLVDEQIRGGIVQGLGGALYEEIHYDEEGQLLNGSMADYLVPMAAEMPDMVVGHVETPTKESLLGAKGAGEAGTAGAPAAVMNAVNDALRPLGAQITEMPFTPERILRALGTIES, from the coding sequence ATGACCATTCAGTTCGGCAATCCCGACCGGCCGAATTCCTACATCGGCAAGACCGTGCCGCGCCCGAACGCGCCGCGGCTCGCGCAGGGGCGGGGGCGCTTCGTCGACGACGTGGTCCTGCCGCGCATGGCGCACGTGGCCTTCGTGCGCTCGCCCTACGCGCATGCCCGCATCGGCGGGATCGACGCCGCCGCGGCGAAGGCCGCGAAGGGCGTGCTGCGGGTCTTCACCGGCGCCGACATCGCGGAGGTCTGCACGCCCTGGGTCGCGGTGCTCGCGCATCTCAAGGGGCTGAAATCGCCCCCGCAGCACCCGCTCGCGATCGAGCGCGCCACCTGGGTCGGCGAGCCCGTGGCCGCGGTCGTCGCGACGAGCCGGGCCGCGGCGGAGGAGGCGGCCGCGCTCGTCGAGGTCGCCTACGAGGCGCTGCCCGTCGTCACCGACATGATGAGCGCCCTCGACGAGACGACGCCCGTCATCCATCCCGATCTCGGCGACAACCTCGCCTTCCGCCGGCTGCACGAGGAGGGCGACGTCGAGGGCGCCTTCGCCGGCGCCCACAAGGTGGTTTCCGCGCGATTTCGCACGGCGCGCCATACCGGCGTGACGCTGGAGCCGCGCTCGATCCTGGTCGACTGGAATCCGGCCGAGGGCCAGATGGTCGCCTGGCACGCGACGCAGGCGCCGCACATGATGCAGACCGTGTTCGCCAAGCACCTCGACGTGCCCGAGAGCCGCGTGCGCGTGATCTGCGCCGACGTCGGCGGCTCCTACGGCATCAAGGTGCACGTCTACCCGGACGAGGTCGCGACGGCGGCCATCGCCAAGATCATGGGGCGGCCGGTGAAGTTCGTCGCCGACCGGCTGGAGAGCTTCACCACCGACATCCACGCCCGCGACCACGTCATCGACGCCCGTCTCGCCGTGGACGAGACGGGAAAGATCCTCGCCATGGACGTGGACGACTGGACGGCCATCGGGCCCTATTCGGTCTACCCGCGGACCTCGGCGATCGAGGGCAACCAGGTGGTCAACCTCTGCGGCGGCCCCTACGATTTCGCGAGCTACCGGGCGCGGACGACGGTCGTCTTCCAGAACAAGACGCCCACCTGCCAGTACCGCGCCGTCGGCCACCCGATCGCCGTGGCGATCACGGAAGGCCTCGTCGACATGGCCGCCGCCGAGCTCGGGCTCGACCCGATCGAGATCCGCCGGCGCAACCTCTACGCCGACGACGCCTATCCGGTGACCTCGCCGGCGAAGATGCGCTTCGAGGGCCTGTCCCATCACGCCTCGCTGAACAAGCTGCTCGAGCTGATGGACTACGACGCGCTGCGGGCGGATCAGGCGCAGGCCCGCAAGCGCGGCGTCCACCGCGGCATCGGCATCGCGAGCTTCATCGAGCTGACCAATCCCTCGCCGTTCATGTACGGCATCGGCGGCGCGCGCATCTCGGCGCAGGACGGCTGCACCGTGCGCATGGACCCCGACGGCTCCGTCGTCGCCCTCTCCGGGGTCACCGAGCAGGGGCAGGGGACGGAGGCGATGCTCGCCCAGATCGTCGCGGAGGGCGTCGGCGTGAGCGCGGACAAGGTGCGCGTCGTCACCGGCGACACGCAGGTGACGCCTTATGGCGGGGGCACCTGGGCCTCCCGCGGCGCCGGCATCGGCGGCGAGGCGGCGCTGCAGGCGGCGCGGGCCTTGCGCGACGCGATCCTCGAGGTCGCCGCCGCCATGCTGCAGAGCGAGCCGGGCCGCCTCGACATCCGCGCCGGCGCGGTCGTCGATCCCGAGACGGGCGAGGAGCGCCTCTCGCTCGAGGAGCTCGGCCGCATCGTCTACTTCCGTGGCGACACGCTGCCGAAGGGCCTGCCGCGCGAGCTCGTGCAGACCCGCCACTTTATCACCTCGGACTACCCCTTCGCCTTCACCAACGGCGTGCAGGCCTCCTACCTCGAGGTCGACGTCGAGACCGGGGTGGTGACGCTCCTGAAGCATTGGTGCGTCGAGGATTGCGGGCGCATCATCAACCCGCAGCTCGTCGACGAGCAGATCCGCGGCGGCATCGTCCAGGGGCTCGGCGGGGCGCTCTACGAGGAGATCCACTACGACGAGGAGGGCCAGCTGCTGAACGGGTCGATGGCCGACTACCTCGTGCCGATGGCGGCCGAGATGCCGGACATGGTCGTCGGCCACGTGGAGACGCCCACCAAGGAGAGCCTGCTCGGCGCCAAGGGCGCGGGCGAGGCGGGGACCGCGGGCGCGCCCGCGGCCGTGATGAACGCCGTCAACGACGCCCTGCGCCCCCTGGGCGCGCAGATCACCGAAATGCCGTTCACGCCCGAGCGCATCCTGCGCGCGCTCGGGACGATCGAGAGCTGA
- a CDS encoding (2Fe-2S)-binding protein — protein MNEIVRDRIDVALTVNGEPVEARVPAGQHLIDFLRLELGLTGAHASCEHGVCGACTVRVNGDAVRGCLMLAAQADGAEVWTVEGLTDTGEIADLQEAFVARNALQCGFCTPGMLVAAQELLAREDAPSRAEIREHLSGNYCRCTGYEAIVDAVETVATARAGKGGA, from the coding sequence ATGAACGAGATCGTCCGCGACAGGATCGACGTCGCGCTCACGGTGAACGGAGAGCCCGTCGAGGCGCGCGTGCCGGCCGGCCAGCACCTGATCGACTTCCTGCGGCTCGAGCTCGGCCTGACCGGCGCGCATGCGAGCTGCGAGCACGGGGTGTGCGGCGCCTGCACGGTCCGCGTGAACGGCGACGCGGTGCGCGGCTGCCTGATGCTCGCCGCCCAGGCCGACGGCGCGGAGGTCTGGACCGTCGAGGGTCTCACCGACACGGGCGAGATCGCCGACCTGCAGGAGGCCTTCGTCGCCCGCAACGCGCTGCAATGCGGCTTCTGCACGCCCGGCATGCTGGTCGCGGCGCAGGAGCTCCTCGCCCGCGAGGACGCGCCCTCCCGCGCGGAGATCCGCGAGCATCTGTCCGGAAACTACTGCCGCTGCACGGGCTACGAGGCCATCGTCGACGCGGTAGAGACGGTCGCGACGGCGCGCGCCGGAAAGGGGGGAGCATGA
- a CDS encoding xanthine dehydrogenase family protein subunit M, with protein MKAAVGGYARARDLRHALELLSSADGAGRVLAGGQSLVAALNMRLTTGDVLVDIASLDECRGVVDEGETLRIGALTRHAEIGRDPLIRTHAPLLADAVGHIAHAAIRNRGTIGGAIAHADPAAEFPACALALGAVMHVEGLGGRRSIPAEAFFRDTFETALADGEILTEISVPKAAAGEAQAIEEVARRSGDYALAGLCLVRREGRHRIALFSVGPKPTLAAGAMAALDGGDVEAAVAALTDEIDPPSDTQASGAYRRHLAGVLLRRVVARIEGEAR; from the coding sequence ATGAAGGCTGCTGTGGGCGGCTATGCCCGCGCGCGCGACCTGCGGCACGCGCTGGAGCTTCTGTCGAGCGCCGACGGCGCGGGCCGCGTGCTCGCCGGCGGGCAGAGCCTCGTCGCGGCGCTCAACATGCGGCTGACGACGGGCGACGTTCTCGTGGACATCGCGTCCCTCGACGAATGCCGCGGCGTCGTCGACGAGGGCGAGACGCTGCGCATCGGCGCGCTCACCCGGCACGCCGAGATCGGCCGCGATCCGCTGATCCGGACGCACGCGCCGCTCCTCGCCGACGCCGTCGGCCACATCGCGCACGCGGCGATCCGCAATCGCGGCACCATCGGCGGCGCGATCGCGCACGCCGACCCCGCCGCGGAGTTTCCGGCCTGCGCACTGGCGCTCGGGGCGGTGATGCACGTCGAAGGGCTCGGCGGCCGTCGCTCCATCCCTGCCGAGGCGTTCTTCCGCGACACGTTCGAGACGGCCCTCGCGGACGGCGAGATCCTCACGGAGATCTCCGTGCCCAAGGCCGCGGCCGGCGAGGCGCAGGCGATCGAGGAGGTCGCCCGCCGCTCCGGCGACTACGCGCTCGCGGGCCTGTGCCTCGTGCGCCGCGAGGGTCGCCACCGCATCGCGCTGTTCTCCGTAGGCCCGAAGCCGACGCTGGCCGCGGGCGCCATGGCCGCCCTCGACGGCGGCGACGTCGAGGCGGCGGTCGCGGCGCTGACGGACGAGATCGACCCGCCGTCGGACACGCAGGCGAGCGGCGCCTATCGCCGGCATCTGGCGGGCGTGCTGCTGCGCCGCGTCGTCGCGCGCATCGAGGGAGAGGCCCGATGA
- a CDS encoding TetR/AcrR family transcriptional regulator, giving the protein MERSRRRRLPAEERRRQIVDGAVAFFAEVGIEGNTRDLAKRLGITQPLLFNYFATKDELVEAVYETVYLDRLSPDWPRRLTDRSVPLRARLLAFYNEYSQLIFQHEWMRIFMFSGLAGAELNRRYLRHLGEVILRPLLAEIAHEARGDTAPSMEDLWNLHGGIVYIGIRQHIYRMPCPADPAHAITRAIDRFLLGFGIEAASP; this is encoded by the coding sequence ATGGAGCGTTCCCGCAGGCGCCGGCTGCCCGCGGAAGAGCGGCGTCGGCAGATCGTCGACGGCGCGGTGGCGTTCTTCGCCGAGGTCGGGATCGAGGGGAACACGCGTGACCTGGCCAAGCGCCTCGGGATCACGCAGCCGCTGCTGTTCAACTATTTCGCGACGAAGGACGAGCTGGTCGAGGCGGTGTACGAGACCGTCTATCTCGACCGGCTCTCGCCGGATTGGCCGAGGCGGCTCACCGACCGCTCGGTGCCGCTGCGCGCGCGCCTGCTGGCGTTCTACAACGAGTACAGCCAGCTGATCTTCCAGCACGAGTGGATGCGCATCTTCATGTTCTCGGGCCTGGCCGGGGCGGAGCTGAACCGGCGCTATCTCCGGCACCTCGGCGAGGTGATCCTCCGCCCGCTCCTCGCGGAGATCGCGCACGAGGCGCGCGGCGACACGGCGCCGAGCATGGAGGATCTCTGGAACCTGCACGGCGGCATCGTCTATATCGGCATCCGGCAGCACATCTACCGGATGCCCTGCCCCGCCGACCCGGCGCATGCGATCACGCGGGCGATCGACCGCTTCCTGCTCGGCTTCGGGATCGAGGCCGCCTCTCCCTGA
- a CDS encoding Lrp/AsnC family transcriptional regulator, which produces MSKFGLDATDIRILGALQKHGQLSKTKLAEIVNLSPTPCLARLNRLKAGGFIRGYHADLALDRVGDFTRVIVTVALTHHRKADFDRFETQIRKLDGVVECVATGGGMDYVLKVFTPSLAAFQELMDQLLSAELGIQRYMTYIVTREVKSTQPNLAWLTARTGKSAGAD; this is translated from the coding sequence ATGAGCAAGTTCGGCCTCGATGCGACCGACATCCGGATCCTCGGCGCACTTCAGAAACACGGCCAGCTGAGCAAGACCAAGCTCGCGGAGATCGTCAACCTGTCGCCGACGCCGTGCCTGGCGCGCCTGAACAGGTTAAAGGCGGGCGGTTTCATTCGCGGATACCATGCCGACCTCGCGCTCGACCGCGTCGGTGACTTCACGCGGGTGATCGTCACCGTCGCGCTGACGCATCATCGCAAGGCCGATTTCGATCGCTTCGAGACGCAGATCCGCAAGCTGGACGGGGTCGTCGAATGCGTCGCGACCGGCGGCGGCATGGATTACGTCCTGAAGGTCTTCACCCCGAGCCTCGCCGCGTTCCAGGAGCTGATGGACCAGCTCCTGTCGGCCGAGCTCGGAATCCAGCGCTACATGACCTACATCGTCACGCGCGAGGTCAAGTCCACGCAGCCCAATCTCGCCTGGCTGACCGCCAGGACGGGCAAGTCGGCGGGCGCAGACTGA
- a CDS encoding methylenetetrahydrofolate reductase: MMQPRDFGFGSPLRGSLDVGAAATTSPRSFGRTIPARERSAIDRIRGFFTRKSSAATAMPASADLASMLSGFSMEVMPRTLARCTDFEARVPAGTRVYVAHIDGTDIGDMVAAAARISRAGLAAMPHVPARSLTNRAMLEDWLLRYRDAGATQALVLAGGLDQPRGAFHSSMQLLETGLFDKHGFTRLHVAGHPEGNRDIDADGSDENLMMALRWKQAFRERTDAEMAIVTQFAFDVAPVTAWAERLQREGIDLPIHLGIAGPAKLQTMIKFALSCGVGPSVRVLQRRAADISNLLLPYEPTEMLHDLMVHKRENPGSLVRQVHFFPFGGIAETLDFARTHAAPRPA; this comes from the coding sequence ATGATGCAGCCTCGCGATTTCGGGTTCGGCTCGCCGCTCCGCGGCTCTCTCGACGTCGGCGCGGCCGCGACGACGTCCCCCCGATCGTTCGGACGGACGATCCCCGCGCGTGAGCGGTCGGCGATCGACCGGATCCGCGGCTTCTTCACCAGGAAGTCGAGCGCCGCGACGGCGATGCCCGCATCGGCGGATCTGGCCTCGATGCTGTCCGGGTTCTCCATGGAGGTGATGCCGCGCACCCTGGCCCGCTGCACGGACTTCGAGGCGCGCGTGCCTGCGGGAACGCGCGTCTACGTCGCCCACATCGACGGCACGGACATCGGGGACATGGTCGCCGCCGCCGCGCGAATCTCCCGCGCCGGCCTCGCCGCCATGCCCCATGTTCCGGCGCGCTCGCTGACGAACCGGGCGATGCTCGAGGACTGGCTGCTGCGCTACCGGGACGCCGGCGCGACGCAGGCGCTGGTCCTGGCGGGCGGCCTCGACCAGCCGCGGGGCGCCTTCCACTCGTCCATGCAGCTCCTCGAGACCGGCCTTTTCGACAAGCACGGCTTCACGCGCCTGCACGTCGCCGGGCACCCGGAGGGCAACAGGGACATCGACGCGGACGGGTCGGACGAGAACCTGATGATGGCGCTGCGCTGGAAGCAGGCCTTCCGCGAGCGCACCGACGCGGAGATGGCGATCGTCACCCAGTTCGCCTTCGACGTCGCGCCGGTGACCGCCTGGGCGGAGCGCCTGCAGCGCGAGGGCATCGACCTGCCGATCCATCTCGGCATCGCCGGGCCCGCCAAGCTGCAGACCATGATCAAGTTCGCGCTCTCCTGCGGCGTCGGCCCCTCGGTCCGCGTCCTGCAACGGCGCGCGGCGGACATCTCGAACCTGCTTCTGCCCTACGAGCCGACCGAGATGCTGCACGACCTTATGGTCCACAAGCGAGAGAACCCGGGCAGCCTCGTCCGGCAGGTGCATTTCTTCCCCTTCGGCGGGATCGCCGAGACGCTGGACTTCGCGCGCACGCACGCCGCGCCGCGGCCCGCCTAG
- the folD gene encoding bifunctional methylenetetrahydrofolate dehydrogenase/methenyltetrahydrofolate cyclohydrolase FolD: MAEEAVMTEVEELPLARLIDGKAHADDLRREIRGEVAQVKAAYGVTPGLAVVLVGSDPASEIYVRSKGKQAIEAGMRSLEFRLSEETTREELLGLIRRLNADPEVHGILVQLPLPKHLDATLVINAIDPLKDVDGFHISNVGMVGTGQTAIAPCTPLGCMMMIRRRHPDLAGKTALVIGHSNIVGKPMARLLLNADCTVMIAHKSSTNIPQLARLADIVVVAAGVPGLVKADWIKPGATVIDVGISRVPAPEKGLREDGSVATKIVGDVDFANVRRVAGAITPVPGGVGPMTIACLLANTLSACRHQLGIPDAPLKLD; this comes from the coding sequence ATGGCAGAGGAAGCGGTCATGACCGAAGTCGAGGAACTCCCGCTGGCGCGTCTCATCGACGGCAAGGCCCATGCCGACGACCTGCGTCGCGAGATTCGCGGCGAGGTCGCGCAGGTGAAGGCCGCGTACGGCGTCACCCCCGGGCTCGCCGTGGTGCTCGTCGGCAGCGATCCGGCCTCGGAGATCTACGTGCGCTCCAAGGGCAAGCAGGCGATCGAGGCGGGCATGCGCTCGCTGGAGTTCCGGCTGTCCGAGGAGACCACGCGGGAGGAGCTGCTCGGCCTGATCCGGAGGCTGAATGCGGATCCGGAGGTGCACGGCATCCTCGTGCAGCTGCCGCTGCCGAAGCATCTCGACGCCACGCTCGTGATCAACGCCATCGACCCGCTGAAGGACGTGGACGGCTTCCACATCTCGAACGTCGGCATGGTCGGCACCGGGCAGACCGCGATCGCGCCGTGCACGCCGCTCGGCTGCATGATGATGATCCGCCGTCGCCACCCCGATCTCGCGGGCAAGACCGCGCTCGTCATCGGGCATTCGAACATCGTCGGAAAGCCGATGGCGCGCCTCCTGCTCAACGCCGATTGCACGGTGATGATCGCGCACAAGTCCTCGACCAACATCCCGCAGCTCGCGCGGCTCGCCGACATCGTCGTCGTCGCCGCCGGCGTGCCGGGCCTGGTGAAGGCCGACTGGATCAAGCCCGGCGCGACGGTGATCGACGTCGGCATCAGCCGCGTGCCCGCGCCCGAGAAGGGCCTGCGGGAGGACGGCAGCGTCGCGACCAAGATCGTGGGCGACGTCGATTTCGCCAACGTCCGCCGGGTCGCCGGCGCGATCACCCCGGTGCCCGGCGGGGTCGGGCCGATGACCATCGCCTGCCTTCTCGCCAACACGCTGTCCGCATGCCGCCACCAGCTCGGCATCCCCGACGCCCCTCTGAAGCTCGATTGA